A part of Chloroflexota bacterium genomic DNA contains:
- the gltA gene encoding NADPH-dependent glutamate synthase: protein MASHSILDAQFIAQDIKKFVIQAPVIAEKRHPGQFVIIRLSEEGERVPLTIVDSDPEQGSITLIVQGVGKSTHKLNQLEAGDQIRDLVGPLGNASEIEHFGHVVVIGGGLGTAVSYPQAKALKKAGNKVTAIIGARTEELVILEEDLRQIADDVRVCTDDGTYGTKGFVTNLLQSLIDEGNPIDFVLAVGPLPMMQAVTELTRPNNIKTVVSLNSIMVDGTGMCGGCRVVVGDEVKFACVDGPEFDAHFVDFATLMNRNRAYFHEEKCALEEAAEEVERQQRREIRKIPRQPMPARNPEERNKDFNEVNLGFTEALVQLEAQRCLDCKRPACVAGCPVGVRIPEFIELIKEGEYIPASQLIKQDNVLASVCSRVCPQSDQCEGACILQKRGDAVAIGALARFVTDYERQHGDLIPEPIPQQQKTGKKVAIIGSGPSGLSCAGDLIRSGHDVTVFEAFHEFGGVLAYGIPEFRLPKAIVREEVEALEALGVNFQPNTVIGMTYTLDELMNEEGYEAVFIGVGAGLPHFMHIPGENLVGVYSANEFLTRVNLMKAYKFPNYDTPVIDCKDKHVAVIGGGNTALDSVRVALRLGAKKGSIIYRRTAAEMPARLEEIHHAREEGVDFQFLKSPVAFLGDERGWLTGMRVIEMELGEPDASGRRRPVPIEGSEKEVPIDLVIVAIGNSSNPILQRTTEDLKFNRWGNIIADEETMATSVPGVYAGGDIVTGGATVILAMGAGRKAARAINAYLKSKP, encoded by the coding sequence ATGGCTTCACACTCAATTCTAGATGCTCAGTTCATTGCCCAGGATATCAAAAAGTTCGTCATCCAGGCCCCGGTGATCGCTGAAAAGCGCCATCCCGGACAGTTCGTGATCATTCGGCTTTCGGAGGAGGGCGAACGTGTGCCCCTCACAATTGTCGATTCTGATCCTGAACAGGGCTCTATTACGCTGATCGTTCAGGGTGTCGGTAAATCCACCCACAAGCTTAACCAGCTTGAGGCTGGTGATCAGATCCGCGACCTGGTAGGTCCGCTGGGCAATGCCTCGGAGATTGAGCATTTCGGTCATGTCGTTGTGATCGGCGGCGGTCTTGGCACTGCCGTCAGCTACCCCCAGGCCAAAGCATTGAAGAAGGCTGGCAACAAAGTCACAGCCATCATCGGTGCGCGGACCGAAGAACTGGTCATCCTGGAAGAGGATTTACGTCAAATTGCGGATGATGTCCGGGTTTGCACGGACGATGGCACCTATGGCACAAAGGGTTTCGTCACCAACCTACTGCAGTCCTTGATTGATGAAGGCAATCCCATTGATTTCGTCCTGGCTGTCGGACCATTGCCTATGATGCAGGCCGTGACGGAATTGACCCGCCCTAATAACATCAAGACTGTGGTCAGCCTCAACTCGATCATGGTGGATGGCACTGGTATGTGCGGCGGCTGCCGGGTTGTGGTCGGTGACGAGGTTAAGTTCGCTTGCGTAGATGGACCGGAATTCGATGCCCACTTCGTTGATTTTGCCACCCTGATGAATCGTAACCGGGCCTATTTCCACGAAGAGAAATGCGCCCTGGAAGAAGCCGCAGAAGAGGTTGAACGCCAACAGCGACGGGAAATCCGCAAGATTCCCCGCCAGCCCATGCCCGCCCGTAATCCGGAAGAACGCAATAAGGATTTCAATGAGGTCAACCTGGGCTTTACGGAAGCGCTGGTTCAGCTTGAAGCACAGCGCTGTCTGGACTGCAAGCGACCTGCTTGTGTGGCTGGCTGCCCGGTGGGCGTCCGCATCCCAGAATTCATCGAGTTGATCAAGGAAGGCGAATATATCCCCGCCTCACAGCTCATCAAACAGGATAATGTGCTTGCGTCGGTTTGCAGCCGGGTCTGCCCCCAATCGGACCAGTGTGAAGGGGCCTGCATCCTGCAGAAACGCGGCGACGCAGTTGCAATTGGCGCTCTCGCTCGTTTTGTCACGGATTATGAACGCCAACACGGTGACCTGATCCCCGAACCCATTCCCCAGCAGCAAAAGACAGGTAAAAAGGTCGCCATTATTGGGTCTGGGCCATCTGGTCTTTCCTGCGCCGGTGACCTGATCCGCTCTGGCCATGACGTGACGGTATTTGAAGCCTTTCATGAATTTGGCGGGGTTCTGGCCTACGGCATCCCGGAATTCAGGCTGCCCAAAGCGATCGTGCGGGAAGAAGTGGAAGCCCTGGAAGCCCTGGGTGTTAACTTCCAACCCAACACTGTGATTGGGATGACCTACACGCTCGATGAATTGATGAACGAAGAAGGTTACGAGGCTGTTTTCATCGGCGTCGGCGCCGGCCTGCCCCATTTCATGCACATCCCCGGCGAGAACCTGGTGGGTGTTTATTCCGCCAATGAATTCCTTACCCGGGTAAACCTGATGAAGGCTTACAAATTCCCCAACTATGACACACCTGTGATTGACTGCAAGGATAAGCATGTGGCCGTGATCGGCGGCGGTAATACCGCCCTGGATTCAGTTCGGGTGGCGCTACGCCTGGGTGCAAAGAAAGGCAGCATCATCTACCGCCGGACAGCAGCCGAGATGCCTGCCCGTTTGGAAGAAATCCATCATGCCCGGGAAGAAGGCGTGGACTTCCAATTCCTGAAAAGTCCTGTAGCCTTTCTGGGTGATGAACGCGGCTGGCTGACGGGTATGCGAGTGATCGAGATGGAACTAGGTGAACCGGACGCCTCCGGCCGGCGGCGGCCTGTGCCAATCGAAGGTTCGGAGAAAGAAGTGCCGATTGACCTGGTTATAGTGGCCATTGGCAACAGCTCCAATCCTATCCTGCAGCGCACCACTGAAGATCTTAAATTCAACCGCTGGGGCAATATCATCGCTGATGAAGAGACGATGGCAACCTCTGTTCCCGGCGT
- a CDS encoding YfcE family phosphodiesterase: MKIGILSDTHDSLSNVIYAVETMRDRGVETVIHCGDLTDFELISRFEGFRLIYLLGNMDHASGTIVKLVQSMNPDNFAGTIFTGKLDGVSVAATHSHIEGMVMDLVRSRKYQWIFHGHTHRKRDEVIRGVRIVNPGALGGLNHGLRTFCIVDLNSSDVEFIQIPSD, translated from the coding sequence ATGAAGATCGGTATATTGTCGGATACGCACGATAGCTTATCCAATGTCATTTATGCTGTTGAAACAATGCGAGACCGGGGGGTTGAGACCGTGATTCACTGCGGTGACCTAACGGATTTTGAATTGATCTCCCGATTTGAAGGGTTTAGACTGATCTACCTGTTGGGGAATATGGACCATGCCAGTGGGACAATTGTCAAACTGGTGCAAAGTATGAATCCTGATAATTTTGCAGGGACGATATTCACCGGTAAGCTGGATGGCGTTTCTGTGGCTGCCACGCACAGTCATATTGAGGGTATGGTGATGGATTTGGTCCGATCCAGAAAATATCAGTGGATCTTCCACGGCCACACTCACCGGAAGCGAGATGAAGTGATCAGAGGGGTGCGGATTGTCAATCCCGGCGCTCTGGGCGGCTTGAACCATGGACTACGTACTTTTTGCATTGTGGACCTCAACTCATCGGATGTGGAGTTTATCCAGATCCCTTCGGATTAA
- a CDS encoding MmcQ/YjbR family DNA-binding protein, with product MNYDSLCKYLEAKPDSRRDMPFGADTLVFKVMGKIFALVAWQADPLTVNLKVDPVEALFLRKQYPAVMAGYHMNKKHWNTVTLDGSIPDAEIQRMIDDSYGLVVKGLSKAQQDRLRMMGWMDDEA from the coding sequence ATGAACTATGATTCCCTTTGTAAATATTTAGAAGCGAAACCTGATTCACGGCGGGACATGCCCTTTGGTGCGGATACCCTTGTTTTCAAAGTGATGGGGAAGATATTTGCTCTGGTCGCCTGGCAGGCTGATCCATTAACGGTTAATCTCAAGGTGGACCCGGTGGAGGCTTTGTTCCTGCGGAAACAGTACCCGGCCGTGATGGCAGGTTATCATATGAACAAGAAACACTGGAACACGGTTACTCTGGATGGCAGCATCCCGGATGCGGAAATCCAACGGATGATTGATGACTCTTACGGCCTGGTGGTGAAGGGCCTGAGCAAGGCTCAGCAAGACCGGCTGCGGATGATGGGATGGATGGACGATGAAGCGTAG
- a CDS encoding tetratricopeptide repeat protein → MVSSLQKGIKAAKSGHMQEALDFLKDAIIEEPQNADVWVWVAAIIDDLDKQEIFLKKALEIDPQNIPAQRGMAYLQKRKRDQIADQNDHLSDHTSPISPFPPKGRPDPVKDDEDLSKLELDEINKMAASGEKEDGKKPEKNKPVKSSEKLLKDLPKLSAFEIVLLGVVVVVFAFIGILAASAIFDFDLPINALSGSKAAEGLPPYAGVFLFENDLYSDIQQHQGLPSQDVGIPTSQTTNPTIVIYTAETNPETLNLIYETGEYISFNFQNKKNGISLLHAESELNPGLYCFQQLPANTVVEAASYWCFKVEIAPAE, encoded by the coding sequence ATGGTATCTTCGCTTCAAAAAGGGATCAAAGCAGCAAAGAGCGGCCACATGCAGGAAGCATTGGACTTCCTGAAGGACGCGATTATTGAGGAACCCCAGAACGCGGATGTCTGGGTCTGGGTTGCTGCAATTATTGATGACCTGGATAAGCAAGAGATCTTCCTGAAAAAAGCCCTCGAGATTGACCCTCAGAATATCCCCGCTCAACGCGGCATGGCCTACCTGCAAAAACGCAAACGGGACCAGATCGCCGATCAAAACGATCACCTCTCCGATCACACCAGCCCCATTTCCCCCTTCCCGCCCAAAGGTCGTCCTGACCCTGTCAAAGATGATGAAGACTTATCCAAGCTTGAACTGGACGAGATCAATAAGATGGCTGCGTCCGGTGAAAAAGAAGACGGGAAAAAACCCGAAAAGAATAAACCGGTAAAATCATCGGAGAAACTGCTGAAAGATCTGCCCAAACTCAGCGCTTTCGAGATAGTCCTGTTGGGTGTGGTCGTGGTGGTATTTGCCTTTATCGGCATCCTGGCCGCCAGTGCGATCTTCGACTTCGACCTGCCGATCAATGCCCTTTCAGGATCAAAAGCCGCTGAAGGGTTACCCCCTTATGCCGGGGTTTTCCTGTTTGAAAATGACCTCTATTCAGACATCCAACAGCATCAAGGTCTGCCCTCACAGGATGTTGGAATCCCTACCAGCCAAACCACGAATCCCACTATCGTGATCTACACGGCTGAGACGAACCCTGAAACACTCAACCTGATCTATGAAACCGGAGAGTATATCTCCTTCAATTTCCAAAATAAGAAAAACGGGATAAGCTTGCTCCACGCCGAATCAGAATTGAATCCCGGTCTCTATTGTTTCCAGCAGCTGCCAGCGAACACTGTCGTCGAGGCAGCCTCTTATTGGTGTTTTAAGGTTGAAATCGCTCCCGCTGAGTAA